GACGTGGTGGCGCCGTTCCAGCCGGTGAACTTCGACAAGCTGGTGCCCGAGTTCAAGCAGGCGGACGGCAAGTGGTTCACCATCCACACGCTGAGCCCCGCCTTCCTCGTAAACAAGAACCTCGTGAAGACCCCGCCCAAGAGCTGGGCCGACCTTCTGAACGCCGATTACAAGAACGCGGTTGTCTATCTTGACCCGCGCTCGACCGGGCAGGGGCAGGTGGTGGCGATTGCCGCCGCTTATGCCAATGGCGGCAGCATCGACAATGTGAAGCCGGGCATCGACTATCTCGAAAAGCTGCACAAGGCTGGCAACGTGCTGCGTACGGTCGGCACCACGCCTTATGCGCAGTTCCTCAAGGGCGAGATCCCGATCCTCATCGGCTATGAGAACGATGGCCTGAAGGCCAAGTACAAGGATGGCATGGGTGATGCCGTGGAGGTGGTGATCCCCTCCGAGGGCACCGTTGCCGCGCCTTATGCCATCAGCCTCGTGAAAGGCGGCCCGAACCCCAACGCCGGCAAGCTGTGGCTCAATTTCATCATGAGCGCCGACGGTCAGGCCCGTTTTGCGGAAGGCTATGTGCGCCCCGCCGTGCCCGGTATCGAACTGCCGGCCTCGGTGGCCGCCCAGATGCCCGCCATCAAGGCGACGCCGCTCGATGTGGCCAAGGCCAGCGCCAAGAAGGCCGAGATCGACCAGCTCTGGGCCAAGCAGGTGCTCGGCCAGTGAGGTGAGCCGAAGGGCCGGCGTCGCGCCGGCCCTTCTCCCGTTTTCGACAGATGGCGCCGCACGAAGGCACGAGATCCATGGCACAGAGCGCAAAGCAGGGCCGCTCCATTCCCATCGCCGGGCGGGGCGTGCGGCTGGCATTCGCGCTGCCGGGTCTTCTGGTGCTGGCGCTGTTCTTCGTCCTGCCGCTCGGCAGCATTGCGCGCGAGGCCTTCAGCGAGGGCGGATCGGCCTTCGCTCGTGTGCTGGCCGATCCGGTCTTCTGGGGTGGCGTGCGCGGCTCGCTCATCCTCGGCACGCTGGCGCCGGGCTTCTCGGTGGTGGTGGGCTTCCTCGTGGCGCTGCATCTCGCCACCTTGTCCGAACGGGCGCGCGGTCTGGCCCTGTTCGCC
The Azorhizobium caulinodans ORS 571 genome window above contains:
- a CDS encoding extracellular solute-binding protein, yielding MTHWLIKAATAVALALPAAALPTLAMALDGPELFPGEAALYEAAKKEGMVVSFDTGPTWANWGEQFKAFQKRYPGVEIVYNDIGSAQTVVALDKSRNRPQADTAYYFAGSALDAAAKDVVAPFQPVNFDKLVPEFKQADGKWFTIHTLSPAFLVNKNLVKTPPKSWADLLNADYKNAVVYLDPRSTGQGQVVAIAAAYANGGSIDNVKPGIDYLEKLHKAGNVLRTVGTTPYAQFLKGEIPILIGYENDGLKAKYKDGMGDAVEVVIPSEGTVAAPYAISLVKGGPNPNAGKLWLNFIMSADGQARFAEGYVRPAVPGIELPASVAAQMPAIKATPLDVAKASAKKAEIDQLWAKQVLGQ